Proteins found in one Amycolatopsis umgeniensis genomic segment:
- a CDS encoding phospholipid carrier-dependent glycosyltransferase produces the protein MTALLTRDDESVRPDPVDALRPPSDREATLLGRGMPTDRLRGWIVTLVLTLIGGIVRIQNLGTPTDKGTPVFDEKHYVPQAWQMLRNGGYEDNYGYELIVHPPLAKHLIAIGEWLFGYNAWGWRIMPALAGTLIVLLTIRVARRLTRSTLLGAVAGILVISDGVLHLQSRMGMLDIFIAVFVLAAFACVLCDRDQVRRRLAVAVREGWIEESRFGPKLGFRWWRFAGGLMIGLTFGVKWSALYYIAAFGLLTVFFDVAARRAAGVQRPWVGTLRRDVLPALWAIVVIPILVYLACYWAWFASETATDRNLVAIKDLDPGFWSWMPPALRSLGNYSMNVLDFHANLVTPKDKPHPWESKPWTWPMGLRPMLYAYAGGTDATGCGESTCVRATMLIGTPAMWWLALPMLGWSLWRSFFRADWRYAAVLVGYFAGFLPWFTNLDRQMYYFYATPLAPFLALGLTLILGQILGSAKRGFERRGTGMLVVALYVGLVVANFAWLWPILNGNAITNEHWNAELWLPSWK, from the coding sequence GTGACCGCACTGCTGACCCGTGACGACGAGAGCGTGCGGCCGGATCCGGTCGACGCGCTCCGGCCACCGAGCGACCGCGAGGCCACCCTCCTCGGCCGTGGCATGCCGACCGATCGCCTGCGCGGCTGGATCGTCACGCTCGTGCTGACGCTCATCGGCGGCATCGTCCGGATCCAGAATCTGGGAACACCCACGGACAAGGGCACCCCTGTCTTCGACGAGAAGCACTACGTCCCGCAGGCGTGGCAGATGCTGCGCAACGGCGGTTACGAAGACAACTACGGCTACGAACTGATCGTGCACCCGCCCCTGGCGAAGCACCTGATCGCGATCGGCGAGTGGCTGTTCGGCTACAACGCCTGGGGCTGGCGGATCATGCCCGCGCTGGCCGGCACGCTGATCGTGCTCCTCACCATCCGCGTCGCCCGGCGGCTCACCCGTTCGACGCTGCTCGGCGCCGTCGCCGGGATCCTGGTGATCAGCGACGGCGTGCTGCACCTGCAGTCGCGGATGGGCATGCTCGACATCTTCATCGCGGTGTTCGTCCTCGCCGCTTTCGCCTGCGTGCTGTGCGACCGCGACCAGGTGCGGCGGCGGCTGGCCGTGGCCGTCCGCGAAGGCTGGATCGAAGAATCCCGGTTCGGCCCGAAGCTCGGTTTCCGGTGGTGGCGGTTCGCCGGTGGCCTGATGATCGGGCTGACCTTCGGCGTCAAGTGGTCCGCGCTGTACTACATCGCCGCATTCGGCCTGCTCACCGTGTTCTTCGACGTGGCCGCGCGCCGCGCCGCCGGGGTGCAGCGGCCTTGGGTCGGCACGCTGCGCCGCGACGTGCTGCCCGCGCTGTGGGCGATCGTCGTCATCCCGATCCTGGTGTACCTGGCCTGCTACTGGGCCTGGTTCGCGAGCGAGACCGCGACCGATCGCAATCTGGTCGCGATCAAGGACCTCGATCCCGGCTTCTGGTCCTGGATGCCACCCGCGTTGCGGTCGCTGGGCAACTACTCGATGAACGTCCTCGATTTCCACGCGAACCTCGTGACACCCAAGGACAAACCGCATCCGTGGGAATCGAAGCCGTGGACCTGGCCGATGGGGCTGCGGCCGATGCTCTACGCGTACGCGGGCGGAACCGACGCGACCGGTTGCGGCGAGTCGACCTGCGTGCGGGCGACGATGCTGATCGGGACGCCGGCGATGTGGTGGCTTGCCCTGCCGATGCTCGGCTGGAGCCTGTGGCGTTCGTTCTTCCGCGCGGACTGGCGCTACGCCGCCGTGCTCGTCGGCTACTTCGCCGGGTTCCTGCCCTGGTTCACCAACCTCGACCGTCAGATGTACTACTTCTACGCGACACCGCTGGCGCCATTCCTGGCACTCGGGTTGACGTTGATCCTCGGGCAGATCCTCGGCAGCGCGAAACGAGGGTTCGAACGGCGGGGCACCGGCATGCTCGTCGTCGCCCTCTACGTGGGGCTCGTCGTGGCCAACTTCGCGTGGCTATGGCCGATCCTCAACGGCAACGCGATCACCAACGAGCATTGGAACGCCGAGTTGTGGCTTCCGTCCTGGAAGTGA
- a CDS encoding serine/threonine-protein kinase, whose protein sequence is MGLASALLSFAHSLFGPGIWPGDWVWATSTAGALVALLPALGAMIVAIIRKGTGNRYDVVTLSVFGGIGVVAVFLLPWVLATGLSQVYQEAASTKAGGESGFSGSDLSTFNADYSPLIGKQSAYLGSGQNVYEVLFYPNGMQLSYIVYLILLVGLPALSLLFVMLQARTAFRRGPKWPSRFFWIPFVLMVLASIGMGANTAVHFWLGFLPFSVLGLIPVALVGPPPWSVINRPDPQPRQKIEPYRPEPPAPKPQQQLPPPPPKQYPATALAQAPEPPALAAAPGPVPAPPGSRNSGGSRYKRVRRLGHGGFGTVWEAVDTQLNRTVALKIAHAPDRDTEERMQREARALAVVNHPNCVKVYDLVEEPDGLALVMEYLEGKSLAEIVDSQGPLDDIAAGRLWSTMAGALAAAHEKGVLHRDLKPSNIILDRNGLAHLIDFGIARSQGDSKMTATGMMIGTPDFVAPEQAMGSPASPASDAWQLAATVSYALSGQPPRGTRETPMAALMAAARAEPVSALPNRSAHARILIASLDQEPRRRPTLTAVRRDVEGWLARAGKSPDGPVTQIVQRRPPQQPQQPQPHQQPQPQRHPR, encoded by the coding sequence ATGGGACTAGCGAGCGCGCTGCTTTCGTTCGCGCATAGCCTGTTCGGGCCGGGGATCTGGCCGGGGGACTGGGTGTGGGCGACGAGCACCGCGGGAGCGCTGGTCGCGCTGCTGCCCGCACTGGGAGCGATGATCGTCGCGATCATCCGCAAAGGCACCGGCAATCGCTACGACGTGGTGACCCTGTCCGTCTTCGGCGGGATCGGCGTCGTCGCGGTCTTCCTGCTGCCGTGGGTGCTGGCCACCGGACTTTCGCAGGTCTACCAGGAGGCCGCCTCGACGAAGGCAGGCGGTGAATCCGGCTTCAGCGGCAGCGACCTGTCGACCTTCAACGCCGACTACAGCCCGCTGATCGGCAAGCAGAGCGCGTACCTCGGCAGCGGTCAGAACGTCTACGAGGTGCTGTTCTACCCGAACGGCATGCAGCTCTCGTACATCGTCTACCTGATCCTGCTGGTCGGGTTGCCCGCGTTGTCGCTGCTGTTCGTGATGCTGCAGGCACGGACAGCGTTCCGTCGCGGACCGAAGTGGCCCTCGCGGTTCTTCTGGATCCCGTTCGTGCTGATGGTGCTGGCGAGCATCGGCATGGGCGCGAACACCGCCGTGCACTTCTGGCTCGGTTTCCTGCCGTTCAGCGTGCTGGGCCTGATCCCGGTCGCGCTGGTCGGCCCGCCGCCGTGGTCGGTGATCAACCGGCCGGACCCGCAGCCCCGGCAGAAGATCGAGCCGTACCGCCCGGAGCCGCCCGCCCCGAAGCCGCAGCAGCAGTTGCCGCCCCCGCCGCCCAAGCAGTACCCGGCGACGGCGCTCGCGCAGGCTCCCGAACCGCCCGCGTTGGCCGCGGCGCCAGGCCCTGTCCCGGCGCCCCCGGGTTCCCGTAACTCCGGCGGCAGCCGCTACAAGCGCGTCCGGCGGCTGGGTCACGGTGGCTTCGGCACGGTTTGGGAAGCGGTCGACACGCAGCTCAACCGGACGGTCGCGCTGAAGATCGCGCACGCCCCGGATCGCGACACCGAGGAGCGGATGCAGCGTGAGGCCAGGGCGCTGGCCGTGGTGAACCACCCCAACTGCGTCAAGGTGTACGACCTCGTCGAGGAACCGGACGGGCTCGCGCTGGTCATGGAGTACCTCGAAGGCAAGTCGCTGGCCGAAATCGTCGATTCGCAGGGCCCGCTCGACGACATCGCCGCCGGACGGCTCTGGTCGACCATGGCCGGCGCGCTCGCGGCGGCGCACGAAAAGGGTGTGCTGCACCGCGACCTCAAGCCGTCGAACATCATCCTCGACCGCAACGGGCTCGCCCACCTCATCGACTTCGGCATCGCCCGCAGTCAGGGTGACTCGAAGATGACCGCGACCGGGATGATGATCGGCACGCCGGACTTCGTCGCTCCCGAGCAGGCGATGGGCTCCCCGGCGAGTCCGGCTTCGGACGCATGGCAGCTCGCCGCGACGGTCAGCTACGCGTTGTCGGGACAGCCGCCGCGCGGCACCCGGGAGACCCCGATGGCCGCGTTGATGGCCGCCGCCCGCGCCGAACCGGTCTCGGCGCTGCCGAACCGCAGCGCCCACGCCCGGATCCTCATCGCCTCACTCGACCAGGAGCCCCGCCGACGCCCGACGCTCACCGCCGTACGGCGCGACGTCGAAGGCTGGCTCGCCCGTGCCGGCAAGTCGCCGGACGGTCCGGTGACCCAGATCGTGCAGCGCCGCCCTCCGCAGCAGCCCCAGCAACCTCAGCCCCACCAGCAACCGCAGCCCCAGCGCCACCCACGCTGA
- a CDS encoding propionyl-CoA synthetase, whose translation MYAESYQRSLEHPEGFWLEAAQAIDWIRPPTQALDAPKAPFYRWFPDGELNTAFNALDRHVRDGRGDQTALIWDSPVTDSVRRFTYAELLDDVARFAGALASLGVGKGDRVIVYMPMVPEAAIAMLACARLGAVHSVVFGGFAPKELAARIEDAKPKVIVAASCGIEPARVVEYKPIIDEALAGTAHQPDKVVVLQRERARAELGERDADWAELVAKASPADPVPVAATDPLYILYTSGTTGKPKGVVRDTGGHAVALAWSMDAIYDIHPGDVWWTASDVGWVVGHSYIVYAPLLIGATTLMYEGKPIGTPDAGAFWRVIADHGVKALFTAPTALRAIKKVDPDANETKKYQLSSFETLFMAGERLDPETYHWAHEKLGVPVIDHWWQTETGWPIAANPRGLEPMPVKPGSATKPVPGWDVRILDQAGEPLPAEREGAIAIKLPLPPGSLPTLWQDDERYREAYLSRYEGHYLTGDSGYVDEDGYLFVMGRTDDVINVAGHRLSTGSMEAVLASHPAVAECAVIGVRDQLKGQLPRGFVVLKSGVETDAETLKAELVALVRRDIGPVAAFRDVSIVDALPKTRSGKILRKTMRGIADGRDEQVPSTIEDASVLDALKAVLRGE comes from the coding sequence ATGTACGCCGAGTCGTACCAGCGAAGCCTCGAACACCCGGAGGGTTTCTGGCTCGAAGCCGCACAGGCGATCGACTGGATCCGTCCGCCGACGCAGGCCCTCGACGCGCCGAAGGCGCCCTTCTACCGCTGGTTCCCGGACGGGGAACTGAACACGGCGTTCAACGCGCTCGACCGGCACGTGCGGGACGGCCGCGGTGATCAGACCGCGCTGATCTGGGATTCCCCGGTCACCGATTCGGTACGCCGGTTCACCTACGCGGAACTGCTGGACGACGTCGCCCGGTTCGCCGGCGCGCTCGCCTCTCTCGGTGTCGGGAAGGGCGACCGCGTCATCGTGTACATGCCGATGGTCCCCGAGGCCGCGATCGCGATGCTCGCGTGCGCCCGGCTCGGCGCGGTGCATTCGGTGGTGTTCGGCGGGTTCGCGCCCAAGGAACTGGCGGCGCGGATCGAGGACGCGAAACCGAAGGTGATCGTGGCCGCGTCGTGCGGGATCGAGCCGGCGCGAGTCGTCGAGTACAAGCCGATCATCGACGAGGCTCTCGCGGGCACCGCCCATCAGCCGGACAAGGTCGTGGTGTTGCAGCGGGAGCGCGCCCGCGCCGAATTGGGTGAGCGCGACGCCGACTGGGCCGAATTGGTCGCGAAGGCCTCCCCCGCCGATCCGGTGCCGGTCGCGGCGACCGATCCGCTGTACATCCTGTACACCTCCGGCACCACTGGGAAGCCGAAGGGCGTCGTGCGCGACACCGGCGGGCACGCGGTCGCGCTGGCCTGGTCGATGGACGCGATCTACGACATCCACCCCGGTGACGTGTGGTGGACGGCGTCCGACGTCGGCTGGGTCGTCGGCCATTCCTACATCGTTTACGCGCCGCTCCTCATCGGGGCGACAACGCTCATGTACGAGGGCAAACCCATCGGGACCCCTGACGCGGGCGCGTTCTGGCGGGTCATCGCCGACCACGGGGTGAAAGCGCTGTTCACCGCGCCGACGGCGCTGCGGGCGATCAAGAAGGTCGATCCGGACGCGAACGAAACGAAGAAATACCAGCTCAGCAGCTTCGAGACGCTGTTCATGGCAGGCGAACGGCTCGATCCGGAGACGTATCACTGGGCGCACGAGAAGCTCGGCGTTCCGGTGATCGACCACTGGTGGCAGACCGAGACCGGCTGGCCGATCGCGGCGAATCCGCGCGGACTGGAACCGATGCCGGTCAAACCCGGTTCCGCGACGAAACCGGTTCCGGGCTGGGACGTGCGGATCCTGGATCAGGCTGGCGAGCCGCTCCCGGCCGAGCGGGAAGGCGCCATCGCCATCAAGCTGCCGCTCCCGCCGGGCTCGTTGCCCACCCTGTGGCAGGACGACGAGCGGTATCGCGAGGCGTACCTTTCGCGGTACGAAGGCCACTACCTGACGGGAGACTCCGGGTACGTCGATGAAGACGGCTACCTGTTCGTCATGGGCCGCACCGACGACGTCATCAACGTCGCGGGGCACCGGCTTTCGACCGGTTCGATGGAGGCCGTGCTGGCCTCCCATCCCGCCGTCGCCGAATGCGCGGTGATCGGCGTCCGGGACCAGCTCAAGGGGCAGCTCCCACGCGGATTCGTGGTGCTGAAGTCGGGAGTCGAAACCGACGCCGAGACGCTCAAGGCCGAGTTGGTCGCGCTGGTGCGACGCGACATCGGCCCGGTGGCGGCGTTCCGCGATGTGTCCATTGTGGACGCCCTGCCGAAGACGCGATCCGGGAAGATCCTCCGCAAGACGATGCGCGGCATCGCCGACGGCCGCGACGAGCAAGTGCCTTCGACGATCGAAGACGCGAGCGTTCTCGATGCCTTGAAAGCGGTTCTGCGCGGCGAGTGA
- a CDS encoding beta-N-acetylhexosaminidase, with protein MSRRLSTTVLGVAVLSLVTLGLPATASAAQHAKAERTVTDVIPAPVDAKPDPRENFRLSPATVIRTDRDGKQVAEYLAGLLRPATGYRLPVVSGHRGGGPAISLETGHASGRVGTEGYRLKVSSSGVTLKANTDKGLFSGVQTLRQLLPSAIEATTVQKRSWVVSGGTVLDYPRFGYRSAMLDVARHFFTPSQVKLYIDQIAQYKINTLHLHLSDDQGWRIEIKSWPKLATVGGLTAVGGGPGGYYTQDQYKDLVRYAASRHITIVPEIDMPGHTNAAQHSYAELNCDGKPIPARTDIEVGYSSLCINKDITYTFVDDVLRELSAITPGKYLNIGGDEAHATTPEDYQTFAKKVQPIVAKYGKQITGWHDIAKTNPPVSAVPQFWGTTGTDANVAAAAARGNKILMSPANKAYMDMKYHPQTPLGLSWAGLIEVKTGYDWDPATYLQGVTEANVIGVEAPLWSETLVTSEHIEFMAFPRLPGYAEIGWSPKDSRTWDAYRLRLAKQSPRWVQQGIDFYRSTQVDWQ; from the coding sequence ATGAGTAGACGCCTGTCCACAACCGTGCTCGGCGTGGCGGTCCTGAGTCTCGTGACTCTCGGCCTGCCCGCGACGGCGAGCGCGGCACAGCACGCGAAGGCCGAGCGGACCGTCACCGACGTCATCCCCGCGCCGGTCGACGCGAAGCCCGACCCTCGCGAAAACTTCCGGCTCAGCCCCGCGACCGTCATCCGCACCGACCGCGACGGCAAGCAGGTCGCCGAATACCTGGCAGGGCTGCTCCGGCCCGCCACCGGCTACCGGCTGCCCGTCGTCAGCGGGCACCGCGGCGGCGGCCCCGCCATCTCACTCGAAACCGGCCACGCGAGCGGCCGCGTCGGCACCGAGGGCTACCGGCTCAAGGTGTCGTCGTCCGGCGTGACCTTGAAGGCGAACACCGACAAGGGCCTGTTCTCCGGCGTGCAGACACTGCGCCAGCTGCTCCCGTCGGCGATCGAGGCGACCACCGTCCAGAAGCGTTCGTGGGTGGTCTCGGGCGGCACCGTGCTCGACTACCCGCGCTTCGGCTACCGCAGCGCGATGCTCGACGTCGCCCGGCACTTCTTCACGCCGTCGCAGGTCAAGCTCTACATCGACCAGATCGCGCAGTACAAGATCAACACGCTCCACCTGCACCTGAGCGACGACCAGGGCTGGCGGATCGAGATCAAGAGCTGGCCGAAGCTGGCGACCGTCGGCGGGCTGACCGCCGTCGGCGGCGGTCCCGGCGGGTACTACACCCAAGATCAGTACAAGGACCTCGTGCGCTACGCGGCTTCGCGGCACATCACCATCGTTCCCGAGATCGACATGCCGGGACACACCAACGCGGCCCAGCACTCGTACGCCGAGCTGAACTGCGACGGCAAGCCCATACCGGCACGCACGGACATCGAGGTCGGCTACAGCTCGCTGTGCATCAACAAGGACATCACCTACACCTTCGTCGACGACGTCCTCCGCGAACTGTCCGCGATCACCCCCGGCAAGTACCTCAACATCGGGGGCGACGAGGCGCACGCGACCACTCCGGAGGACTACCAGACCTTCGCCAAGAAGGTGCAGCCGATCGTCGCCAAGTACGGCAAGCAGATCACCGGCTGGCACGACATCGCCAAGACGAACCCGCCGGTTTCGGCCGTCCCGCAGTTCTGGGGCACGACGGGCACCGACGCGAACGTCGCCGCGGCGGCGGCCCGGGGCAACAAGATCCTGATGTCGCCCGCCAACAAGGCCTACATGGACATGAAGTACCACCCGCAGACGCCACTCGGGCTGAGCTGGGCGGGACTGATCGAGGTCAAGACCGGTTACGACTGGGATCCGGCCACGTACCTGCAGGGCGTGACGGAGGCCAACGTCATCGGCGTCGAGGCGCCGTTGTGGTCGGAAACGCTCGTGACGAGTGAGCACATCGAGTTCATGGCGTTCCCGAGGTTGCCGGGTTACGCCGAGATCGGCTGGTCGCCGAAGGATTCCCGGACCTGGGACGCCTACCGGCTCCGGCTGGCGAAGCAGAGCCCGCGCTGGGTTCAGCAGGGCATCGACTTCTACCGGTCCACTCAGGTCGACTGGCAGTAG
- a CDS encoding TetR/AcrR family transcriptional regulator — MPVDGRVARGDATRRIVLRRAVDIASVEGLEGLSLGRLATELELSKSGVFALFGSKEELQLAAVETASAIFAENVIGPTLEVERGIGRLRALCANWLDYSERRVFPGGCFFFNTGAEFDARTGRVHDAVANASRGFAEFIRATVVEARKAGHLRESVDVTRLAFELHALGRAANADSVMFGGTEPYALARAAITERLDYCQST; from the coding sequence ATGCCGGTTGACGGCCGGGTGGCCCGAGGCGACGCGACGAGGCGGATCGTGCTGCGGCGCGCTGTCGACATCGCCTCCGTCGAAGGGCTCGAAGGGCTGTCCCTCGGCAGGCTCGCGACCGAACTGGAACTGAGCAAATCCGGGGTGTTCGCGCTGTTCGGTTCCAAGGAGGAACTCCAGCTCGCGGCCGTCGAGACGGCGAGCGCGATCTTCGCGGAGAACGTGATCGGGCCGACTCTGGAGGTCGAGCGGGGGATCGGCAGGCTGCGCGCGCTGTGCGCGAACTGGCTGGACTACTCGGAACGCCGGGTGTTCCCCGGCGGCTGTTTCTTCTTCAACACCGGCGCCGAATTCGACGCGCGGACCGGCCGGGTCCACGACGCGGTGGCGAACGCGAGCCGGGGATTCGCCGAGTTCATCCGGGCGACCGTCGTGGAGGCGAGGAAGGCCGGGCACCTCCGTGAGTCCGTCGACGTGACCCGGCTGGCCTTCGAACTGCACGCCCTCGGCCGGGCCGCGAACGCCGATTCGGTGATGTTCGGCGGCACGGAGCCCTACGCGCTGGCCCGTGCCGCCATCACCGAACGTCTCGACTACTGCCAGTCGACCTGA
- a CDS encoding MOSC domain-containing protein, with protein MSTLEVNEVFVGRPSVLGAKRDVPVYSAIAKSRVDTSSLKLDEINLAGDDQADRTVHGGVDKAVYVYPAAHYAAWSEQGFAVVAGDFGENASVAGADEHDVRVGDVWSWGDALVQVSQPRTPCFKLAMKTGRKDVIPAMIDSGRSGWYLRVLRTGEVPTSGHMTLEERDPVNPTIAEVYVASFTNVAQLDEDRRARYWALLDRVLAAPSLSRQYRDGLETAKRRWEERNAG; from the coding sequence GTGAGCACACTCGAAGTGAACGAGGTCTTCGTCGGGCGGCCCTCGGTGCTGGGGGCGAAGCGCGATGTCCCGGTGTACAGCGCCATCGCGAAGTCACGTGTCGACACGTCTTCGCTGAAGCTGGACGAGATCAATCTCGCCGGTGACGATCAGGCGGATCGCACTGTCCACGGCGGTGTCGACAAAGCCGTTTACGTCTATCCGGCCGCGCACTACGCGGCCTGGTCGGAGCAAGGCTTCGCGGTGGTCGCCGGCGATTTCGGGGAGAACGCCTCGGTGGCGGGTGCCGACGAACACGATGTCCGCGTCGGGGACGTCTGGAGCTGGGGAGACGCCCTGGTCCAGGTGTCGCAGCCGCGTACGCCGTGTTTCAAGCTCGCGATGAAGACCGGGCGCAAGGACGTCATCCCCGCGATGATCGATTCCGGCCGCAGCGGCTGGTACCTGCGAGTACTCCGGACCGGCGAGGTCCCCACCTCCGGGCACATGACGCTCGAAGAACGCGATCCGGTGAATCCGACGATCGCCGAGGTGTACGTCGCGTCGTTCACCAACGTCGCCCAGCTGGACGAAGATCGCCGTGCCCGGTACTGGGCGCTGCTGGACCGGGTGCTGGCGGCGCCGTCGCTCTCCCGGCAGTACCGTGACGGCCTGGAAACGGCGAAACGGCGGTGGGAGGAACGGAATGCCGGTTGA
- a CDS encoding TIGR03086 family metal-binding protein, whose translation MDFLALTTRAHRAAGETIAGIGTDDWGRSTPCAEWTIRDVVKHLIDNNEHRAAQASGSPRKTRPTSDGELARSYEESSAEFLEAFDTQALEKTFDFGTFGPLPGKNALAVLFVDNLVHGWDLDAALGREHRWDDELATVAMRVASSYPDVMPVRGPGGAFDNAVEAPPGAGPGERLIALLGRSIPPIPRR comes from the coding sequence ATGGACTTCCTCGCGTTGACGACACGGGCACATCGGGCGGCGGGCGAAACGATCGCCGGGATCGGCACGGACGACTGGGGCCGCTCGACCCCCTGCGCCGAGTGGACCATCCGTGACGTCGTGAAACACCTGATCGACAACAACGAGCACCGCGCCGCGCAGGCGTCCGGCAGCCCCAGGAAGACCCGGCCGACGTCGGACGGCGAACTCGCCAGGTCCTACGAAGAGAGCTCCGCCGAGTTCCTCGAGGCTTTCGACACCCAGGCTCTGGAAAAGACCTTCGACTTCGGGACCTTCGGCCCGCTTCCCGGGAAGAACGCCTTGGCCGTGCTGTTCGTCGACAACCTCGTCCACGGCTGGGACCTCGACGCCGCCCTCGGCCGCGAACACCGCTGGGACGACGAACTCGCGACGGTCGCGATGCGCGTGGCGAGCAGCTACCCCGACGTGATGCCGGTGCGCGGGCCCGGCGGCGCCTTCGACAACGCCGTCGAGGCACCGCCGGGCGCCGGCCCCGGCGAACGGCTCATCGCGTTGCTGGGCCGTTCAATTCCGCCGATTCCTCGTCGCTGA
- a CDS encoding DUF779 domain-containing protein, translating to MAERVGLTPAAADLLRRLVSLHGPVMFHQSGGCCDGSAPMCYPAGEFRTGMSDVHLGDLVVEGIEDVPVWMSGPQFEYWKHTHLTIDVVPGRGSGFSLEAPEGVRFLVRSRLFSDEESAELNGPATR from the coding sequence ATGGCCGAGCGGGTCGGTTTGACACCGGCCGCCGCGGATCTGCTGCGGCGGCTGGTGTCGCTCCACGGGCCGGTGATGTTCCACCAGTCCGGCGGATGCTGCGACGGAAGCGCGCCGATGTGCTACCCGGCGGGCGAATTCCGCACCGGGATGTCCGACGTCCACCTCGGCGATCTGGTCGTCGAGGGGATCGAGGACGTCCCGGTGTGGATGTCGGGGCCGCAGTTCGAGTACTGGAAGCACACGCATCTGACCATCGACGTCGTGCCCGGCAGAGGAAGCGGCTTCTCCTTGGAGGCGCCCGAAGGCGTGCGCTTCCTGGTCCGCTCCCGGCTGTTCAGCGACGAGGAATCGGCGGAATTGAACGGCCCAGCAACGCGATGA
- the adh gene encoding aldehyde dehydrogenase produces the protein MAKYAAPNTEGSVVSYESRYDHYIGGEYVAPASGQYFENPTPVTGQVFTEIARGTAADIDRALDAAEGAAAAWGRTSVDERSNVLLRIADRMEQNLEAIAVAESWENGKPVRETLAADIPLAIDHFRYFAGALRAQEGGISQIDDNTVAYHFHEPLGVVGQIIPWNFPLLMAVWKLAPALAAGNAIVLKPAEQTPASIHLLMSLIGDLIPPGVLNIVNGFGVEAGKPLASSNRVRKVAFTGETTTGRLILQYASENIIPVTVELGGKSPNIFFDDVAAANDAFYDKAQEGFALFALNQGEVCTCPSRALIQSGIYDRFLGDAVERVKKIKQGHPLDTETQIGAQASNDQLEKILSYIDIGVKEGAKILTGGERSDLGGELSGGYYVQPTVFEGDNKMRIFQEEIFGPVVSVARFDDYADALKIANDTLYGLGAGVWSRDGNTAYRAGRDIQAGRVWVNNYHAYPAHAAFGGYKASGIGRENHKMMLDHYQQTKNMLVSYSDSALGFF, from the coding sequence ATGGCCAAGTACGCGGCACCGAACACCGAAGGCAGCGTCGTCAGCTACGAGTCCCGCTACGACCACTACATCGGCGGCGAGTACGTGGCGCCCGCGAGCGGTCAGTACTTCGAGAACCCGACCCCGGTGACCGGGCAGGTGTTCACCGAGATCGCCCGCGGCACCGCCGCCGACATCGACCGCGCGCTCGACGCGGCCGAAGGCGCGGCCGCGGCGTGGGGCCGGACTTCGGTGGACGAGCGGTCGAACGTGCTGCTCCGGATCGCCGACCGGATGGAACAGAACCTCGAGGCGATCGCCGTCGCCGAATCGTGGGAGAACGGCAAGCCGGTCCGCGAGACGCTCGCCGCCGACATCCCCCTCGCGATCGACCATTTCCGCTACTTCGCCGGCGCCCTGCGCGCCCAGGAGGGCGGCATCTCGCAGATCGACGACAACACCGTCGCGTACCACTTCCACGAGCCGCTCGGTGTGGTCGGCCAGATCATCCCGTGGAACTTCCCGCTGCTGATGGCGGTCTGGAAGCTCGCGCCCGCGCTCGCCGCGGGCAACGCGATCGTGCTCAAACCGGCCGAGCAGACCCCGGCGTCGATCCATCTGCTGATGTCGCTCATCGGCGACCTGATCCCGCCGGGTGTGCTGAACATCGTCAACGGATTCGGTGTCGAGGCGGGCAAACCGCTCGCGTCGAGCAACCGCGTGCGGAAGGTCGCGTTCACCGGCGAGACCACCACCGGACGGCTGATCCTGCAGTACGCCAGCGAGAACATCATCCCGGTCACCGTCGAACTCGGCGGCAAGAGCCCGAACATCTTCTTCGACGACGTCGCCGCGGCCAACGACGCCTTCTACGACAAGGCGCAGGAAGGCTTCGCGCTCTTCGCGCTGAACCAAGGCGAGGTCTGCACCTGCCCGTCGCGCGCGCTGATCCAGTCCGGGATCTACGACCGGTTCCTCGGCGACGCCGTCGAGCGGGTCAAGAAGATCAAACAGGGTCACCCGCTCGACACCGAAACGCAGATAGGCGCGCAGGCCTCCAACGACCAGCTGGAGAAGATCCTTTCCTACATCGACATCGGGGTGAAGGAAGGCGCGAAGATCCTGACCGGCGGCGAACGCAGCGACCTCGGCGGCGAACTTTCCGGCGGGTACTACGTGCAGCCGACGGTGTTCGAAGGCGACAACAAGATGCGGATCTTCCAGGAGGAGATCTTCGGACCGGTCGTTTCGGTGGCGAGGTTCGACGACTACGCGGACGCGCTGAAGATCGCCAACGACACCCTGTACGGCCTCGGCGCCGGTGTCTGGTCTCGTGACGGCAACACCGCCTATCGCGCGGGCCGCGACATCCAGGCGGGCCGGGTGTGGGTCAACAACTATCACGCGTACCCGGCGCACGCGGCCTTCGGCGGCTACAAGGCGTCCGGCATCGGGCGCGAGAACCACAAGATGATGCTGGACCACTACCAGCAGACCAAGAACATGCTGGTGTCCTATTCGGACAGTGCGCTCGGATTCTTCTGA